From Sphingopyxis sp. USTB-05, the proteins below share one genomic window:
- the queF gene encoding preQ(1) synthase, which translates to MTDSTPTPLAPKHLGQSSELPASPEAAVLDYVPNPRAGELYLVRFAAPEFTSLCPVTGQPDFAHLVIDYAPGETIVESKSLKLFLGSFRNHAGFHEDCTVGIGRRLFDEMQPRWLRIGGYWYPRGGIPIDVFWQSSAPPEGLWLPDQAVAPYRGRG; encoded by the coding sequence ATGACCGATTCCACCCCTACCCCACTCGCGCCGAAACATCTCGGCCAGTCCAGCGAACTTCCTGCCTCGCCCGAGGCCGCGGTTCTCGACTATGTCCCCAACCCGCGCGCGGGCGAGCTCTATCTCGTCCGCTTCGCCGCGCCCGAGTTCACCTCGCTCTGCCCGGTGACCGGACAACCCGATTTCGCACATCTCGTCATCGATTATGCGCCCGGCGAAACGATCGTCGAATCGAAGAGCCTGAAGCTGTTCCTTGGCAGTTTTCGGAACCATGCGGGCTTTCACGAGGATTGCACTGTCGGCATCGGCCGCCGCCTGTTCGATGAAATGCAGCCTCGCTGGCTGCGCATTGGCGGTTACTGGTATCCGCGTGGCGGCATCCCGATCGATGTCTTCTGGCAATCGAGCGCGCCGCCCGAGGGCTTGTGGCTCCCCGATCAAGCGGTCGCGCCTTATCGCGGGCGGGGATGA
- a CDS encoding thioesterase family protein, which yields MTTASLPHDHAIAVGSDQIDFMGHVNNAHYLSWVQEAVLSHWRHIAPPDAVAAHLWVALKHEITYRRPAFLDDQVIATVILEKVQGARAFYETIIKRGEEVLAEVKSSWCCVDAVTLRPARLASEVVARFFPNEKT from the coding sequence ATGACCACCGCTTCCCTTCCGCACGACCATGCGATCGCCGTCGGTTCCGACCAGATCGATTTCATGGGTCATGTAAACAACGCTCACTATCTGAGCTGGGTACAGGAAGCGGTGCTGTCGCACTGGCGCCATATCGCGCCGCCCGACGCGGTCGCGGCCCATCTGTGGGTCGCACTGAAGCACGAGATCACGTACCGCCGTCCCGCTTTCCTCGACGATCAGGTCATCGCGACCGTGATCCTGGAAAAAGTGCAGGGCGCACGCGCCTTTTATGAAACGATCATCAAACGCGGCGAAGAGGTATTGGCCGAGGTCAAATCCTCATGGTGCTGCGTCGATGCTGTAACGCTGCGCCCTGCGCGCCTTGCGAGCGAAGTGGTTGCGCGCTTCTTTCCGAATGAAAAGACCTAG
- a CDS encoding cytochrome P450, translated as MTKPILPGEVAAAVVDPVAYGQWDPLHEQLAWARANAPLAVAENSDHDPFWLVTRHADIMAISRDPQRFANGIRPTVLTNRDGEALARAATPNNDGHLIRSLVQMDAPDHMKYRLLTQSWFMPKNLKIVEDRIRQLARETVDLMLEAGAETDFARDVAAHYPLRVIMDILGVPREDEPRMLMLTQQLFGPTDPELNRSREAITSAEQAIAMLHYVIADFENYFGALTADRRANPREDIATVIANAMVGGEQIPDRELAGYYMIIATAGHDTTSASTAGAIMELAKNPALFERFRAADSDKAGLIEEAIRWTTPVQHFMRSAKEDVEIGGQTIREGDWLMLNYVSGNRDEAVFGDPFAFDPDREKNQQIAFGFGAHVCLGQHLARMEMRILMEELLPRLKSLELAGEPARVESVFVGGLKRLPIRFAAA; from the coding sequence ATGACAAAACCTATATTGCCTGGAGAGGTAGCCGCCGCCGTCGTCGACCCCGTCGCATACGGCCAATGGGATCCACTGCACGAGCAGCTCGCATGGGCGCGTGCGAATGCGCCGCTTGCGGTCGCCGAGAATAGCGATCACGATCCTTTCTGGCTCGTGACGCGGCACGCCGACATCATGGCGATCAGCCGCGATCCTCAGCGTTTTGCGAACGGCATACGCCCGACCGTGCTGACCAACCGCGACGGCGAGGCGTTGGCGCGCGCCGCGACCCCGAACAATGACGGGCATCTGATTCGCTCGCTGGTACAGATGGATGCGCCCGATCATATGAAATACCGGCTGCTGACGCAGAGCTGGTTCATGCCCAAGAATCTGAAGATCGTCGAAGACCGGATCCGTCAACTGGCGCGCGAGACCGTCGATCTTATGCTGGAGGCCGGCGCGGAGACCGACTTCGCGCGCGATGTCGCGGCGCATTATCCGCTGCGCGTCATCATGGACATATTGGGCGTCCCGCGTGAGGACGAACCGCGCATGCTGATGCTGACGCAGCAGCTATTCGGTCCCACCGACCCCGAACTGAACCGGAGCAGGGAGGCGATCACCAGTGCGGAGCAGGCGATCGCGATGCTTCATTATGTCATCGCCGATTTCGAAAATTACTTCGGCGCGCTGACCGCCGACCGCCGCGCAAATCCTCGCGAGGATATCGCTACGGTCATCGCAAACGCCATGGTCGGCGGCGAACAGATCCCCGACCGCGAACTTGCCGGCTATTATATGATCATCGCGACGGCGGGGCATGACACGACAAGTGCTTCGACCGCGGGTGCGATCATGGAACTGGCGAAGAACCCGGCGCTGTTCGAACGTTTTCGCGCCGCCGACAGCGACAAGGCCGGGCTGATCGAAGAGGCGATCCGCTGGACGACTCCGGTCCAGCATTTCATGCGCAGCGCCAAAGAGGACGTCGAGATCGGCGGGCAGACGATTCGCGAGGGCGACTGGCTGATGCTCAACTATGTCTCGGGCAACCGCGACGAGGCCGTGTTCGGCGATCCTTTTGCTTTCGATCCTGATCGTGAAAAGAACCAGCAGATCGCCTTTGGTTTCGGCGCACATGTCTGTCTCGGCCAGCATCTCGCGCGCATGGAAATGCGCATATTGATGGAGGAGTTGCTGCCGCGCCTCAAAAGCCTCGAACTGGCGGGTGAACCCGCGCGCGTCGAATCGGTGTTCGTCGGCGGGTTGAAGCGCCTGCCGATTCGATTCGCGGCGGCCTAG
- a CDS encoding M1 family metallopeptidase codes for MTLSTRHFLVAAVSSLGLAACAAQPGVESPRPTATTPALTGAPLDTSVPSQLPRIARPVHYDISVVPDAKALTFTGEAGIDLELYAPSATLTLNALDLTFAGASLTGADGKAIPLTVATDAAAQTASFTAAEPLAPGKYRLTASYTGTINTQANGLFALDYPDKATGNEVRGLFTQFEAPDARRFVPSFDEPSYKATFTLSATVPEGDLAVSNMPVASEAPVQGGKKKVTFEISPKMSSYLLFFATGNFERLAAKSESGAEVGIVSPKGSGEQARFALDSLGPLLGYYSDYFGQPYPLPKLDNVAGPGQSQFFGAMENWGAIFTFERILLDDPKITSEATRQQIYTTQAHEVAHQWFGDLVTMAWWDDLWLNEGFASWMETKASDHFHPDWQPLLDRVGGREGAMALDAFATTHPIVQTIRTVEDTNQAFDAITYQKGEAVITMLEAYAGENVWRGGLRSYMAKHKYANTRTDDLWNAVEAAGAKGLTAIAHDFTSQPGIPLLRVGGVTCAGGNTTVQLTQGEFARDRKDSIDAQGRRWQVPVLARSGNGAIARQVIAGGMGTLTLPGCGPVLINAGQAGYYRTLYSPAALQALRGDFAKLAPIDQLGLLGDNFALAYAGYQPMGAALDLLAAAPSDANPKLLGDVAGRYAALYGYFDDQPAVRKQIAARGTAALARAMQRLGFDARAGEPALDSILRSELLGALGTLGDAKVLAEARRRFALLDGNPAALDGPLKSRWLDIVAANASDAEWTKLRALAKGSKSAVERSAFYTFLGNAKDATLAKRALDLALTDEPGKTVSASIIGAVARNHPEQAVDFAQANQAAVDRLIDASARARFLAGLAASSNDPAMIAKLERIAAPLPADVRKPYDKTLASLKERSVSRPRIKGEIAGWLKTK; via the coding sequence ATGACACTCTCGACTCGCCATTTTCTCGTTGCCGCCGTCTCGTCGCTCGGCCTTGCCGCCTGCGCCGCGCAGCCGGGGGTCGAATCGCCCAGGCCCACCGCCACGACGCCCGCACTCACGGGCGCGCCGCTCGATACGAGCGTGCCGAGCCAGCTGCCGCGCATCGCACGGCCCGTGCATTATGACATCAGCGTTGTCCCCGACGCGAAGGCGCTGACCTTTACCGGCGAAGCGGGAATCGATCTTGAACTCTATGCTCCCTCGGCGACGTTGACGCTGAACGCGCTCGACCTGACCTTCGCCGGCGCAAGCCTGACCGGCGCCGACGGCAAGGCGATCCCGCTGACCGTCGCCACCGACGCCGCCGCGCAGACGGCCAGCTTTACAGCGGCCGAGCCGCTCGCACCCGGCAAATACCGCCTGACCGCCAGCTATACCGGTACGATCAACACGCAAGCGAACGGCCTTTTCGCGCTCGATTATCCCGACAAGGCCACGGGCAATGAAGTGCGCGGGCTGTTCACCCAGTTCGAGGCGCCCGATGCGCGGCGCTTCGTCCCGAGCTTTGACGAGCCTAGCTACAAGGCGACTTTCACTCTGTCGGCGACCGTCCCGGAGGGCGATCTGGCCGTCAGCAACATGCCCGTGGCGAGCGAAGCGCCAGTCCAAGGCGGCAAAAAGAAGGTGACATTCGAAATCTCGCCCAAAATGTCGTCCTACCTTCTCTTTTTCGCGACCGGGAATTTCGAACGGCTCGCCGCGAAGAGCGAGAGCGGCGCCGAAGTCGGCATCGTCTCGCCCAAGGGATCGGGCGAGCAGGCGCGTTTCGCGCTCGACAGCCTCGGCCCGCTGCTCGGCTATTACAGCGACTATTTCGGCCAGCCCTATCCGCTCCCCAAGCTCGACAATGTCGCGGGGCCCGGCCAGTCGCAATTTTTCGGCGCGATGGAAAATTGGGGCGCGATCTTCACCTTCGAGCGCATCCTGCTCGACGATCCGAAGATCACCAGCGAAGCGACGCGCCAGCAAATCTATACGACGCAGGCGCATGAGGTCGCGCATCAATGGTTCGGCGACCTCGTCACGATGGCGTGGTGGGACGACCTTTGGCTCAACGAAGGCTTCGCAAGCTGGATGGAAACCAAGGCGAGCGACCATTTCCACCCCGACTGGCAGCCGCTGCTCGACCGCGTCGGCGGCCGCGAAGGTGCGATGGCGCTCGACGCCTTTGCGACGACCCACCCGATCGTCCAGACGATCCGGACCGTAGAGGATACCAATCAGGCGTTCGACGCGATCACATACCAAAAGGGCGAGGCGGTGATCACGATGCTCGAAGCCTATGCAGGCGAGAATGTGTGGCGCGGTGGGCTGCGGAGCTACATGGCGAAGCATAAATATGCGAACACGCGGACCGACGATCTGTGGAATGCGGTGGAGGCGGCGGGCGCGAAAGGGCTGACCGCGATCGCGCATGATTTCACGAGCCAGCCGGGTATCCCGCTGCTCCGCGTCGGCGGCGTGACCTGCGCCGGTGGCAACACGACCGTCCAACTGACGCAGGGCGAATTCGCGCGCGACCGCAAGGACAGTATCGATGCCCAAGGCCGCCGCTGGCAGGTGCCCGTGCTCGCGCGTTCCGGCAATGGTGCGATCGCGCGGCAGGTGATCGCCGGCGGGATGGGCACGTTGACGCTGCCCGGCTGCGGTCCGGTGCTGATCAACGCGGGTCAGGCCGGCTATTATCGCACCCTCTATTCGCCCGCCGCGCTCCAGGCGCTCCGCGGCGATTTCGCCAAGCTGGCGCCGATCGACCAGCTCGGGCTGCTCGGCGACAATTTCGCGCTCGCCTATGCGGGCTACCAACCGATGGGCGCCGCGCTCGACCTGCTCGCGGCGGCACCCAGCGACGCGAACCCGAAACTGCTCGGCGACGTCGCGGGGCGCTACGCCGCGCTATACGGTTATTTCGACGACCAGCCGGCGGTACGGAAACAGATTGCGGCACGCGGCACCGCAGCCCTCGCCCGGGCGATGCAGCGCCTTGGGTTCGACGCGCGGGCGGGCGAACCCGCACTCGACAGCATCCTTCGTTCCGAACTGCTCGGCGCGCTCGGGACGTTGGGCGATGCAAAAGTGCTGGCGGAAGCACGCCGCCGCTTCGCGCTGCTGGACGGCAATCCCGCGGCGCTCGACGGCCCGCTGAAATCGCGCTGGCTCGACATTGTCGCGGCGAACGCGAGCGACGCCGAATGGACGAAGCTGCGCGCCTTGGCGAAGGGATCGAAATCGGCGGTCGAGCGCAGCGCCTTCTATACCTTCCTCGGCAATGCAAAGGACGCGACGCTGGCGAAGCGCGCGCTCGACCTCGCGCTGACCGACGAGCCCGGCAAGACGGTCAGCGCCTCGATCATCGGTGCCGTCGCCAGAAATCACCCCGAACAGGCGGTCGATTTCGCACAGGCCAACCAGGCCGCCGTCGACCGGCTGATCGACGCTTCGGCACGGGCGCGTTTCCTTGCCGGGCTGGCGGCCTCGTCGAACGATCCGGCGATGATCGCAAAGCTCGAGCGGATCGCGGCCCCGCTGCCCGCCGATGTGCGCAAACCCTATGACAAGACGCTGGCGTCCTTGAAGGAACGCAGCGTCAGCCGTCCGCGCATCAAGGGTGAAATCGCAGGCTGGCTGAAGACGAAATAG